The genomic stretch TTAAGAACAAGACAAAAAATGATAAACCAAATATTCCATACACTATTGAGGGCACACCAGCAAGATTTCTTATTGCTAATTTAATTGTCCTTGTAAGTAGATTTTCTTTTGCGTATTCATTTAGGTAAATGGCAGTACAAATGCCAATAGGTATTGAGATGATGGAAACACCTATTGCAAGAAAAATAGTCCCTATAATAGCTGGAAAAATTCCACCCCGTGTAATATTCCTGTGAAACCACATACTTGTAAGGAATTTTATATCTATAACACCAATGCCTTCTTTAAGAGTATATAGTAAAATAAATAATAAAAACACTACCGACAGAAATGTAGCTATCCTAAAAGATATAAAATAGATATTTTGCCTTACATGTTCATTTACCATTTATATCCCCTCACCTGTTTTTCAATAATGACGTCAGAAATTAAATTTACAACAAAAGTCATAACAAATAATACTAATCCAATGGCAAAAAGAGCTTCATAATGTAAACTCCCTTTTACAACTTCTTTTATTTCTATTGCAATGTTCGCAGTCATGGGTCTTACAGGATCAAAAAAAGAAACCGGCATTGCTATTGAATTTCCTGCTACCATCAAAATTGCCATTGTTTCACCAATTGCTCGGCCTATTCCCAACATTATAGCCGCAACAATGCCCGATAAAGCTGCGGGAAGCAAAGTCATTCTTATCATTTGCCATTTAGTTGCTCCTAAAGCCAAACTAGCTTCTCTAAATTCATTAGGTAATGAAGTTAAGACATCTTCTGAAATACTGATTATTGTAGGTAGGACCATTATACCAACTATGATGGAAGAAGTAAAAGCATTAAGTCCGCTACTTAATCCAAAAATCAAGGCAACTAATGGTGAAAGAAACAATATTCCTATCAATCCTAACACTACTGATGGAATACCTGCAATCATTTCTATGGCGGGCTTTATTATTTCTCTTATTTTTGGTCTGGCTATTTCTGATAAATAAACAGCACTAGCTATTCCTAAGGGTATTGCTATGACCAAAGAACCAAATGTTACTATTAAAGTTCCAATCACCAAGCTTAAAATACCCCATTTTGGTTCACCATATGCCGCAGGATTCCATTCATTACCTAACAAAAACTCAGTGAGGGATATTTCTGTAAAGGTTTGTATTCCAGTAATAAAAAGAAAAGCAAATATTCCAATCAAAATTAATAAAGCAATTATACCAGTTGCTGAAAAAAATAACTCAATAAACTTCTCTTTAATATTTCTATGATTAGATGTAATGATCATTCTAAATTTAGTCAAACAATTCATTATTATGCTCCCTATCTTCTGCTATTATTGGAACAAACCCTGATTTTTTTACAATTTTTTGTCCTTCATTACTTAACTCAAACATTAAAAAATTGTAAATCGCAGAATCTTTTGTTAGTTTTTTTGATAAGTATTGGAACAAAGGCCTAGATGCCGGATATTCTGAATGCGTTGATTCTTCTAATGGCGAAACATATATGGAACCTTCATCTTTTGCAATTTTAATTATTTTTATGCCACTAACTTGATTACCTTTTTCATCTACAATATAACCAATACCCACATAACCAACGCCAGTTTGGTCTTGTTTAACTGCATCTAAAATTGCTTGATTTCCTTCCA from Candidatus Woesearchaeota archaeon encodes the following:
- a CDS encoding phosphate ABC transporter, permease protein PstA; this encodes MVNEHVRQNIYFISFRIATFLSVVFLLFILLYTLKEGIGVIDIKFLTSMWFHRNITRGGIFPAIIGTIFLAIGVSIISIPIGICTAIYLNEYAKENLLTRTIKLAIRNLAGVPSIVYGIFGLSFFVLFL
- the pstC gene encoding phosphate ABC transporter permease subunit PstC, which translates into the protein MIITSNHRNIKEKFIELFFSATGIIALLILIGIFAFLFITGIQTFTEISLTEFLLGNEWNPAAYGEPKWGILSLVIGTLIVTFGSLVIAIPLGIASAVYLSEIARPKIREIIKPAIEMIAGIPSVVLGLIGILFLSPLVALIFGLSSGLNAFTSSIIVGIMVLPTIISISEDVLTSLPNEFREASLALGATKWQMIRMTLLPAALSGIVAAIMLGIGRAIGETMAILMVAGNSIAMPVSFFDPVRPMTANIAIEIKEVVKGSLHYEALFAIGLVLFVMTFVVNLISDVIIEKQVRGYKW